In Dyadobacter subterraneus, a single genomic region encodes these proteins:
- a CDS encoding phosphoadenylyl-sulfate reductase: MRSNTRRITMNTNIDALTAALEGKSEIESLAILADLFPGQVVFSTSLGYEDQVITDFILKNNLDISIFTLDTGRMFNETYMTLQKTNNRYDTKIKVYYPQTSAAEELVSTKGPLSFYDSVENRKECCFIRKVEPLNRALKGAKIWVTGIRAEQSGNRQAMHKLEIDEAHDLIKFHPILDWNFEEVKTYVKSNGIPYNPLHDKGFVSIGCAPCTRAIQEGEDFRAGRWWWEDESKKECGLHAK; the protein is encoded by the coding sequence ATGAGAAGCAATACAAGGCGAATCACCATGAACACAAACATAGACGCATTAACCGCCGCCCTTGAAGGCAAAAGCGAAATTGAATCGCTGGCTATTCTGGCAGATCTTTTTCCGGGTCAGGTCGTATTTTCTACGAGTCTTGGTTATGAAGATCAGGTTATTACAGATTTTATTTTAAAGAATAATCTGGATATCAGCATTTTCACGTTGGATACCGGAAGAATGTTTAATGAAACGTACATGACGCTTCAAAAAACAAACAACCGGTATGATACCAAAATAAAAGTTTATTATCCTCAAACCAGTGCCGCGGAAGAATTGGTAAGTACCAAAGGTCCTTTGAGTTTTTACGATTCTGTTGAAAACCGTAAAGAATGCTGCTTTATCCGTAAGGTTGAACCTTTGAACAGAGCTCTGAAAGGAGCAAAAATCTGGGTTACCGGTATCCGGGCAGAACAGTCAGGAAATCGTCAGGCTATGCACAAGCTGGAAATCGACGAAGCGCACGATCTGATCAAATTCCACCCGATTCTGGATTGGAATTTTGAAGAAGTAAAAACTTATGTAAAATCGAATGGCATTCCTTATAATCCTTTGCATGACAAAGGTTTTGTAAGTATCGGCTGCGCGCCTTGTACACGTGCTATTCAGGAAGGCGAAGATTTCCGTGCCGGACGCTGGTGGTGGGAAGATGAGTCGAAGAAAGAATGTGGTTTGCACGCGAAGTAA
- the cysD gene encoding sulfate adenylyltransferase subunit CysD, translated as MSISVKEASDLSDQGNIDRRKPDYLDQLEAEAIYIMREVAGQFERPALLFSGGKDSITLVRLAQKAFAPGKIPFPLVHIDTGHNFVEATDYRDMLAEKTGSKLIVRYVEDTIKAKNLKEPTGKNASRNWLQTFTLLDTIEEFGFDACIGGARRDEEKARAKERIFSFRDEFGQWDPKRQRPELWNLFNGRIHKGENVRVFPISNWTELDVWAYLQREGITLPSIYFAHERECILRDGRLLYNTPVIEKDPDDQIVTRQVRFRTVGDMTCTAAVESSAATLEEVIAEITVSRISERGETRIDDQQTEAAMEDRKKGGYF; from the coding sequence ATGTCAATTTCAGTAAAAGAGGCGTCGGATCTTAGCGACCAAGGAAATATTGACCGTAGAAAACCGGACTACCTGGATCAGCTAGAGGCAGAGGCGATTTACATTATGCGTGAAGTGGCTGGTCAGTTTGAACGTCCGGCGTTACTATTTTCAGGAGGAAAAGATTCAATAACCCTGGTTCGTCTTGCTCAGAAAGCATTTGCTCCGGGTAAAATTCCATTTCCGTTAGTTCATATTGATACGGGCCATAACTTCGTGGAGGCTACGGATTACCGTGATATGCTTGCTGAAAAAACAGGTTCAAAACTGATTGTTCGTTATGTTGAAGATACCATCAAAGCGAAAAATCTGAAAGAACCGACGGGTAAAAACGCTAGCCGTAACTGGTTGCAGACTTTCACTTTACTAGACACGATTGAAGAATTCGGATTTGATGCCTGCATCGGTGGTGCGCGTCGTGATGAAGAAAAAGCACGTGCAAAAGAGCGTATTTTCTCATTCCGTGACGAGTTCGGTCAGTGGGATCCAAAACGTCAGAGACCTGAGCTTTGGAATCTTTTCAACGGACGCATTCATAAAGGCGAAAATGTACGTGTTTTCCCAATTTCCAACTGGACTGAATTAGACGTTTGGGCATATCTTCAAAGAGAAGGAATTACACTTCCAAGCATTTATTTCGCTCACGAACGTGAGTGTATTCTACGCGACGGACGTTTGTTATACAATACGCCGGTTATAGAAAAAGATCCGGACGATCAGATTGTAACCAGACAAGTGCGTTTCCGTACGGTGGGCGATATGACTTGTACTGCTGCTGTGGAATCAAGCGCTGCAACATTAGAAGAAGTGATTGCTGAAATTACAGTTTCAAGAATCAGCGAACGCGGCGAAACCCGCATCGACGATCAGCAAACCGAAGCTGCAATGGAAGACCGTAAAAAAGGAGGATATTTCTAA
- a CDS encoding sulfate adenylyltransferase subunit 1 — MDLLRFITAGSVDDGKSTLIGRLLFDTKNILADQMEAIERASKSRNDGEIDLALLTDGLRSEREQGITIDVAYKYFQTPNRKFISIDAPGHIQYTRNMVTGASNADLAIILVDARHGVAEQTRRHSLIASMLGIPHVVVAINKMDLVGNSEDAFLEIAKTYQDLAQKLNIKDLTIIPVSALNGDNIVDRSKNMPWYTGETLLSVLENVNVLKDKNTTDGRFSVQYVIRPQTEELHDYRGYAGRLQSGSLRKGEAVKILPSGTESKIARIEFGGQEIIEAGVFESVTILLEDDVDISRGDMIVSVDNSPIVSQDVEALVCWMDDRKTLKAGDKYLLQHGTARTKCSVRSIEYQIDINSYEKLDEVESLKLNDVARIVLRTAQPIAYDPYQQNRANGAAILIDETSNVTVGACMVE; from the coding sequence GTGGATTTACTAAGATTTATAACAGCAGGTTCCGTAGACGACGGTAAAAGTACGTTGATCGGGCGTTTGCTTTTTGATACAAAAAATATTCTGGCAGATCAGATGGAAGCCATCGAACGCGCCAGCAAAAGCCGTAACGACGGTGAAATTGATCTTGCTCTTTTGACGGACGGACTTCGCTCTGAACGTGAACAAGGAATTACAATTGACGTAGCTTATAAATATTTCCAGACACCAAACCGTAAATTTATATCAATCGATGCACCGGGACATATTCAGTATACCCGTAACATGGTAACTGGTGCGTCAAATGCGGATCTTGCAATTATTTTGGTTGATGCGCGTCACGGTGTTGCAGAGCAAACACGCCGTCACTCGCTGATTGCTTCTATGTTAGGAATTCCTCACGTGGTTGTGGCGATCAATAAAATGGATTTGGTAGGAAATTCCGAAGATGCGTTTTTGGAAATTGCAAAAACATACCAGGATCTTGCTCAGAAATTGAACATTAAAGATTTGACAATTATCCCGGTTAGCGCGCTGAACGGAGATAATATCGTTGACCGGTCTAAAAACATGCCCTGGTATACAGGCGAAACGTTGTTGTCAGTTCTTGAAAACGTAAATGTTTTAAAAGACAAAAACACGACAGACGGACGCTTCTCAGTGCAGTATGTAATCCGCCCTCAGACTGAGGAACTGCATGATTACCGTGGTTATGCCGGTCGTTTACAAAGTGGTTCTTTGAGAAAAGGTGAAGCTGTTAAAATTTTGCCTTCGGGAACAGAATCCAAAATCGCAAGAATTGAATTTGGTGGACAGGAAATTATCGAAGCGGGTGTTTTTGAATCAGTTACCATTCTTTTGGAAGACGATGTGGACATCAGTCGTGGAGACATGATCGTTTCGGTTGACAATTCACCAATCGTGAGTCAGGATGTGGAAGCGCTGGTTTGCTGGATGGACGACCGCAAGACCTTGAAAGCTGGTGATAAATATCTTCTTCAGCACGGAACTGCAAGAACAAAATGTTCTGTTAGAAGTATAGAATATCAGATCGATATCAACTCTTACGAAAAACTGGATGAGGTTGAAAGTTTGAAATTAAATGATGTCGCAAGAATTGTTTTGAGAACAGCACAACCGATCGCTTACGACCCATATCAGCAAAACAGAGCCAATGGCGCTGCTATTTTGATTGACGAAACGTCGAATGTTACCGTAGGCGCTTGTATGGTTGAATAA
- a CDS encoding HEPN domain-containing protein — MNNLVISDKVSPVAKRDIVDLQNKINAFNTGETPEEAFRKFRLTRGVYGQRQPGVQMIRIKLPYGRITADQLVRIADTSDKFATGNLHATTRQDIQLHFVKLSDSPQLWADLEDAGITLKEACGNTIRNVTASSVAGIDPDEPFDVTPITHSIFTYFLRNPINQDMGRKFKIAVSSSEKDSALAFIHDVGLIAKMGTNEAGEEVKGFKVLIGGGLGAQPFSAQTAFEFLEEKDVIPFIEALLRVFDRYGERVRRHKARMKFLLNDLGLEGMMAKVEEERTAVKNKVFQIPADLFGTNEAESINHAPRPSLSEEEILKIASESVSDISEFTKWLKTNTFEQKQKGWYAVQLRVLLGDMSSDTARSLANIVRQYAADDIRVTVNQGYILRFIKGEDLAAIYNELAKLGLVNPGFDSTMDITTCPGTDTCNLAITSSYGITRVLEDVMKDEFPEMIYNQDIKIKISGCMNGCGQHNASNIGFHGSSIKNGKLVLPALQVLLGGGFSGDGIGLIGDKVIKVPAKRGPEALRTIFNDYESNAYDGEYFNQYYTRQTKNYFFQLLKPIADLSTIQEDDYRDWDHDEIFKTEIGVGECASVLVDLVATTITEGQEKLNLAKENYELKIWADAIYHAYNVLITGAKGLLMTKDVSTNTQYGIINDFESNFGKEFKYEIPAEYVLPDSEETPFRSLAFSINKFEPTEEFATYFVNTAEDFLNFVRNTRGAQLMETGEPVLQELSFGKDS, encoded by the coding sequence ATGAATAATTTAGTAATTTCAGACAAAGTATCACCCGTAGCAAAACGTGATATTGTTGATTTACAAAACAAAATCAACGCATTTAACACGGGTGAAACGCCGGAAGAAGCTTTTCGTAAGTTTCGTCTGACGCGCGGTGTATACGGTCAGCGTCAGCCAGGCGTGCAGATGATCCGTATCAAACTGCCTTATGGACGTATCACGGCGGATCAGCTTGTTCGCATAGCAGATACTTCCGACAAATTTGCTACTGGAAATTTGCATGCAACAACCCGTCAGGATATTCAGCTGCACTTTGTAAAACTTTCAGATTCTCCACAATTATGGGCAGATCTGGAAGACGCCGGAATTACTCTAAAAGAAGCATGTGGAAATACAATCCGTAATGTAACAGCTTCGTCGGTGGCAGGTATTGATCCAGACGAACCTTTTGATGTTACACCGATAACACATTCGATTTTTACTTACTTCCTTCGCAATCCTATTAATCAGGATATGGGACGGAAATTCAAAATAGCGGTTTCTTCTTCCGAAAAAGATTCTGCCCTGGCGTTTATTCACGATGTTGGCCTTATCGCCAAAATGGGAACAAACGAAGCTGGCGAAGAAGTGAAAGGTTTCAAAGTTCTGATTGGCGGAGGTTTAGGCGCGCAGCCTTTCTCGGCACAAACTGCTTTCGAATTCCTTGAAGAAAAAGATGTTATTCCTTTCATAGAAGCTTTGCTTCGTGTTTTTGACCGTTACGGAGAACGTGTTCGCCGCCATAAAGCGCGTATGAAATTCCTTTTGAACGATCTTGGATTGGAAGGAATGATGGCGAAGGTGGAAGAAGAACGCACTGCCGTAAAAAACAAGGTTTTCCAGATTCCTGCCGATTTATTTGGTACGAACGAGGCGGAATCTATCAACCACGCTCCTCGCCCATCGTTGAGCGAAGAAGAAATTTTGAAAATTGCTTCTGAAAGTGTTTCAGACATTTCCGAATTTACAAAATGGTTGAAAACCAATACTTTTGAACAAAAACAAAAAGGCTGGTACGCCGTTCAGTTACGTGTATTGCTGGGTGATATGAGCTCGGATACAGCACGTTCACTGGCAAATATCGTTCGTCAATATGCGGCTGACGATATTCGTGTAACAGTTAACCAGGGATATATTCTTCGTTTTATTAAAGGCGAAGATCTGGCAGCAATTTATAATGAACTTGCGAAATTAGGATTGGTTAATCCTGGTTTTGACAGTACCATGGATATCACAACCTGCCCGGGTACAGATACTTGTAATCTTGCCATCACAAGCAGTTACGGAATCACCCGTGTTCTGGAAGATGTGATGAAGGATGAATTTCCTGAAATGATTTACAACCAGGATATCAAGATCAAAATTAGCGGTTGTATGAATGGTTGCGGCCAGCATAATGCTTCTAATATTGGTTTCCACGGAAGTTCTATTAAAAATGGAAAACTGGTTTTACCAGCTTTGCAGGTTTTGCTAGGCGGTGGTTTTTCTGGCGACGGAATTGGTTTGATTGGCGATAAAGTGATCAAAGTCCCAGCAAAACGCGGACCGGAAGCACTTCGTACGATCTTCAACGATTACGAATCAAACGCATACGACGGAGAATATTTCAACCAGTATTATACCCGTCAAACTAAGAATTACTTCTTCCAGCTTTTGAAACCGATCGCAGATCTTTCTACGATTCAGGAAGATGATTACCGCGACTGGGATCATGATGAAATATTCAAAACTGAAATTGGAGTTGGAGAATGTGCCAGCGTTTTGGTGGATTTAGTAGCTACTACAATTACAGAAGGACAGGAAAAGTTAAATCTTGCCAAAGAAAACTACGAATTGAAAATCTGGGCTGATGCGATTTATCATGCTTATAACGTTTTGATCACAGGTGCAAAAGGATTGTTGATGACCAAAGATGTGAGTACGAATACACAATACGGCATCATCAACGATTTCGAAAGTAACTTTGGAAAAGAATTCAAATATGAAATTCCGGCTGAATATGTTCTTCCGGATTCAGAAGAAACTCCTTTCCGTTCTCTTGCTTTCAGTATCAACAAATTCGAACCAACAGAAGAATTTGCAACCTACTTTGTTAATACCGCAGAAGACTTTTTGAACTTTGTTCGTAATACACGTGGAGCGCAGTTGATGGAAACAGGTGAGCCTGTTTTGCAGGAGCTTTCGTTTGGCAAAGACTCATAA
- the cobA gene encoding uroporphyrinogen-III C-methyltransferase, which translates to MKLTLIGAGPGDPDLITLKGIKVLQTAKVVLYDALVHPAILDHCPEDCLKIHVGKRFGKVSCGQDEINKLIVASASEYGEVVRLKGGDSFIFGRGYEEIEYAAQHGIESEVIPGISSTYAVPALAGIPLTSRGVSESFWVVTGTTKSHELSADLPWAARSSATVVILMGTHKLEEIINIYTGLDKFDEPIAIIQNGSLPEQKIVSGTIGNILPLAKEAEIKSPAVIVIGKVAALPGLTFQKIEEMVNKQI; encoded by the coding sequence ATGAAACTTACATTAATCGGTGCCGGCCCTGGCGATCCTGATCTGATCACTTTAAAAGGAATTAAAGTATTACAAACTGCCAAAGTTGTGCTTTATGATGCGCTTGTGCATCCTGCAATCCTTGATCATTGTCCGGAAGATTGTTTGAAAATTCATGTTGGAAAACGTTTTGGAAAAGTAAGCTGCGGGCAGGATGAAATCAATAAACTGATTGTAGCTTCTGCCAGCGAATATGGCGAAGTTGTACGTTTGAAAGGCGGCGATTCTTTTATTTTTGGCCGTGGTTATGAAGAAATTGAATATGCAGCACAGCATGGAATCGAGTCGGAAGTAATTCCCGGCATTTCCAGTACTTATGCAGTTCCGGCTTTGGCAGGAATTCCTTTAACTTCACGCGGCGTGAGTGAAAGTTTCTGGGTTGTTACCGGAACGACAAAATCTCATGAATTATCGGCAGATCTTCCCTGGGCCGCACGCTCTTCGGCGACAGTAGTGATCCTGATGGGAACACACAAACTCGAAGAAATTATTAACATCTATACCGGGCTGGACAAATTTGACGAACCAATCGCTATCATTCAAAACGGTTCTTTACCTGAACAAAAAATTGTTTCAGGAACGATTGGAAATATTTTACCTCTGGCAAAAGAAGCAGAAATTAAATCCCCGGCAGTAATTGTTATCGGGAAAGTTGCAGCACTTCCTGGATTAACGTTTCAGAAAATTGAAGAAATGGTCAACAAGCAGATTTAA